The Pseudomonas chlororaphis subsp. piscium genome contains the following window.
AAGCGTCGCTTCGTTACCGCCATCGCCAACAGCGGCATCGGCCGCATCCTCTCGGCCTGGTGGTTCGCTGCCTGGGGCTTCGACTGGATCTACGACAAACTGTTCGTCAAGCCATATCTGGCGATCAGCCATGTACTGCGCAAAGACCCGCTCGACCAGACCATCGGTCTGATCCCGCGCCTGGCCAAAGGGGGCCACAACTCCCTGAGCCGTACGGAAACCGGTCAACTGCGTTGGTACGCCGCCTCGATGGCTGCTGGTGCCGTGCTGGTTATCGGCGCCGTCGTGCTGGTAGCGGTCTGATATGAACCTTGCGAACTTGCGAAAGGAATTGAGCCCGTCATGATTCTGCCTTGGCTAATCCTGATCCCCTTCATCGGCGGCCTGCTGTGCTGGATGGGTGAGCGCTTCGGCGCCACCCTCCCCCGCTGGATTGCGCTGATCACCATGTCCCTGTTGCTCAGCCTCGGCCTCTGGCTGTGGGCCCACGGCGACTACTCACTCGCTCCGGCGCCTGGCGCCGATCCAACCTGGACCCTGGAGTTCAAGCACGTCTGGATCGAGCGCTTCGGCATCAACGTGCACCTGGCCCTCGACGGCCTGTCGCTGTTGATGATCCTGCTGACCGGTCTTTTGGGCGTGCTTTCTGTCCTCTGCTCCTGGAAAGAGATCCAGCGTCACGTGGGCTTCTTCCACCTGAACCTGATGTGGATCCTGGGCGGTGTCGTCGGCGTGTTCCTCGCCCTCGACCTGTTCATGTTCTTCTTCTTCTGGGAAATGATGCTGGTGCCGATGTACTTCCTCATCGCGCTCTGGGGTCACAGTTCTTCGGACGGCAAGAAAACCCGGATCTACGCCGCGACCAAGTTCTTCATCTTCACTCAGGCTTCCGGCCTGATCATGCTGGTGGCGATCCTCGGTCTGGTGCTGGTCAACTTCAACGACACCGGCGTGATTACCTTCAACTACGCCGACCTGTTGAAGACCAAGATGTCGACCACTACCGAGTACGTGCTGATGCTCGGCTTCTTCATCGCCTTCGCGGTGAAGCTGCCAGTGGTGCCGTTCCACTCCTGGCTGCCTGATGCCCACGCCCAGGCACCGACCGCGGGTTCCGTGGACCTGGCGGGGATCCTGCTGAAGACCGCGGCCTACGGCCTGCTGCGCTTCGCCCTGCCGCTGTTCCCGAATGCCTCGGCCGAGTTCGCGCCGATCGCCATGACCCTGGGTCTGATCGGGATCTTCTACGGTGCCTTCCTGGCTTTTGCCCAGACCGACATCAAGCGCCTGGTGGCATTCTCCAGCGTTTCGCACATGGGCTTCGTGCTGATCGGCATCTACTCCGGCAGCCAACTGGCCCTGCAGGGCGCGGTGATCCAGATGCTGGCTCACGGTCTGTCGGCGGCGGCACTCTTTATCCTGTGCGGCCAGTTGTACGAACGCACCCACACCCGCGACATGCGTGAAATGGGTGGCCTGTGGTCGAAGATCGCCTACCTGCCGGCCATCAGCCTGTTCTTCGCCGCGGCCTCGCTGGGCTTGCCGGCGACCGGTAACTTCGTCGGCGAGTTCCTGATCCTAGTCGGTACCTTCGCCAGCGCGCCATGGGTTTCCGTGCTCGCGACGTCCGGCCTGGTATTCGGTTCGGTCTACTCGCTGATCATGATTCACCGTGCCTACTTCGGCCCGGCCAAATCGGACGCAGTACTGCACGGCATGGATGCTCGCGAACTGATCATGGTGACTGGACTGGCGGCACTGCTGATTTACATCGGCGTCTACCCGCAACCGTTCCTCGATACCTCTGCCGCTACGATGAGTGGCGTGCAGCAGTGGCTCGGTACCGCCTTCACTCAACTCGCTTCGGCCCGGTAAGAGCGCTATGGACTTTACGATTCAACACTTTATCGCGCTTGCGCCGCTGTTGATCACCAGCCTCACCATCATTGTGGTGATGCTGGCTATCGCCTGGCGTCGCAACCATTCGCAAACCTTCCTGCTGTCGGTCGCCGGTCTGAACCTGGCGTTGCTGTCGATCCTGCCGGCCCTGAAAGTCACCCCTCTGGCGGTGACTCCATTGCTGCAGATCGACCAGTTCGCCTGCCTGTACATGGCGCTGATCCTGGTAGCCACCCTGGCCTGCGTCACCCTCGCCCACGCCTACCTGGGCGACGGCGGCACCGGTTACCCGGGCAACCGCGAAGAACTGTACCTGCTGATCCTGATGGCCGCCGCCGGTGGCCTGGTGCTGGTCAGCGCACAGCACCTGGCCGGCCTGTTCATCGGCCTGGAGCTGCTCTCGGTACCGGTCTACGGCCTGGTGGCTTATGCCTTCTTCAACAAGCGTTCTCTGGAAGCCGGCATCAAGTACATGGTGCTGTCGGCCGCCGGTTCCGCGTTCCTGCTGTTCGGCATGGCCCTGCTCTACGCCGAAGCCGGCAGCCTGAGCTTCAACGGCATCGGTCAGGCCCTGGCCGCGACCGGCCTTCCTAGCCCGCTGGCCCAACTGGGCCTGGGCATGATGCTGATCGGCCTGGCGTTCAAGCTGTCGCTGGTACCCTTCCACCTGTGGACCCCGGACGTCTACGAAGGGGCTCCGGCGCCTGTGGCGGCCTTCCTGGCCACCGCGAGCAAGGTGGCGGTGTTCGCGGTGATGGTGCGTCTGTTCCAGATCTCGCCGGTGGCCAGCAGCGGTGTCCTGAACACCGTGCTGACCCTGATCGCGATTGCCTCGATCCTGTTCGGTAACCTGCTGGCGCTGACCCAGAGCAACCTCAAGCGTCTGCTGGGTTACTCGTCCATCGCTCACTTCGGTTACCTGCTGATCGCCCTGGTGGCGAGCAAGGGCCTGGCGATGGAGGCCATCGGCGTCTACCTGGTCACCTACGTGATCACCAGCCTCGGCGCCTTCGGCGTGATCACCCTGATGTCCTCGCCTTACAAGGGTCGCGACGCGGATGCCCTGTACGAGTACCGTGGCCTGTTCTGGCGTCGTCCGTACCTGACCGCCGTACTGACCGTGATGATGCTGTCCCTGGCCGGTATCCCGCTGACCGCGGGCTTCATCGGCAAGTTCTACATCATCGCCACCGGTGTCGAAGCGCACCAATGGTGGCTGGTCGGTTCCCTGGTCCTGGGCAGTGCCATCGGCGTGTTCTACTACCTGCGCGTCATGGTCACCCTGTACCTGATCGAGCCGAACCTGCGCCGCGTCGACGCCCAGCTGCACTGGGAACAGAAAGCCGGCGGCGTGATGCTGCTGGCCATCGCGGTCCTGGCGTTCTTCCTCGGCGTCTACCCACAACCGCTGCTGATCCTGGTTCAGCAATCCGGTCTGGCGGGCTGATCGCTCAAGAACGATCCGCAGTAAAACAAGACGGCGCCTTCGGGCGCCGTTTTGTTTTCCAAAGAAAAACCGCCCTGCCCTTCCTCCTGCCACCTGAAAGGAATTGCCTTTCAGGCTTTAAAGACGCGTCCTACGTCTCATCCTGATTGCTAAGTCTAAGGTCATTAAAAGGCGACGAGCGCCATGCGCAATGTCTTGACCTCTCGACCCATCCAATCAAAAATATACGCAGATTACGTACAGAATATGGACGCACTTTTCATTGAGTTACCCCCGTTCCAACGCTATCGACAGGACTATCTGGACGACGAGCTTTTTCGTAGTTTGCAGCTTGAATTGCTGAAAGCCCCCGAAGCTGGAGATCTCATCGAGGGAACCGGTGGCTTGCGCAAGATCCGCTTTGTCGATGAGCGACGGCACAAGGGCAAACGCGGCGGGATCCGGGTGATTTATTACTGGTGGTCCGGAAGCGCCCAATTCTGGCTCTTCACCCTTTACGCAAAGAACGAGCAGAACGACCTGACACCCCATCAGAAAAAACTGCTCAAGCAACTGCTGAACAGAGAAGTCGAGGCGAGAACCCATCATGAAACGTGACATCTTTTCCGAACTGGTCGAAGGTTTCGACGCCCTGGCCAAAGAGCGCCAAGGCAAGCTCACGCTGCGCACCCACAAGGTCAAGCTGAACGCACTGCTACCGATCACCGCCGAAGAAGTGCTGGCCGTGCGCGAGCAGCTGAACCTGTCCAGATCGGTATTTGCCATGTACCTGCGCACCAATACTCGAACCCTGGAGAACTGGGAGCAAGGACGCGCAAAACCCAACGCCCAGGCCACCATCCTGATCCGCCTGGTACAGCGTTTTCCCGATACGGTGGAGCGGCTGGCAGCACTGGCCTGAAGCTCTGCGCTGGTTCGAAGGACGTCATCGCGGGCAAGCCTCGCTCCTACAGAAGAACGGAGTGACGTGATCCTTCGACACCTGGCCTACGACAGCGATGGCCCAGGCACCACAACAACCATTCCCAAAACAGAACGGCACCCGAAGGTGCCGTTGCGCATTACCGATCCACAACCTTACTTGCGCGCCGCCTCCCACGACTTGAGCAGTTCGTTGTAGCTCACGGTCTCGCCCTTGGGTTTCTCGTTGGCCAGTTTCGGTTTCGGCGCGCCCGGTTGGTCGAACCAGTATTGCGCGTCGCGCTCGGGGTTCATTTTCGGGGCGCAGGTGGCCTGGGCTTTTGAACGCTCGAGCCGGGTCATGATCGCGTCCTGGTCCTTGGCCAGGCCATCGAGTGCCTGTTGCGGGGTTTTCTCGCCGCTGGCCGCTTCGGCGATATGGCTCCACCACAGCTGAGCCAGGCGTGGATAGTCCGGCACGTTGGTGCCGGTCGGCGTCCACTGCACACGGGCCGGGCTGCGATAGAACTCCACCAGGCCACCGAGTTTCGGCGCCAGGTCGGTCATCGCCTGGGAATTGATGTCCGACTCGCGGATCGGCGTCAGGCCGACGATGGTTTTCTTCAGCGACACGGTTTTCGAGGTCACGAACTGGGCATAGAGCCAGGCCGCGAGTTTCTGTTTCTCCGGGGTGGACTTCATGAAGGTCCAGGACCCCACGTCCTGATAGCCCAGCTTCATGCCCTCCTCCCAGTACGGTCCACGCGGCGACGGCGCCATGCGCCATTTCGGCGTGCCGTCGGCGTTCATCACCGCCAGGCCCGGCTTGGTCATGTCGGCGGTGAAGGCGGTGTACCAGAAGATCTGCTGGGCGATATTGCCCTGGGACGGCACCGGCCCGGATTCGGAGAAGGTCATGCCTGCCGCTTCCGGTGGCGCGTATTTTTTCATCCAGTCCACGTATTTGGTGGTGGCGAACACCGCCGCCGGACCGTTGGTGTCGCCGCCGCGGGTCACGCTGGAGCCCACCGGATGGCAATCCTCGACGCGGATCCCCCACTCGTCCACCGGCAAGCCGTTGGGCAAGCCCTTGTCGCCGCCGCCGGCCATGGAGAACCAGGCATCGGTGAAGCGCCAGCCCAGGGACGGGTCCTTCTTGCCGTAGTCCATATGCCCGTAGACCCGCTTGCCGTCGATCTCCTTGACGTCTTCGCTGAAGAACTTGGCGATGTCCTCATAAGCCGACCAGTTCACCGGCACACCCAGCTCGTAGCCGTACTTCTCCTTGAACTTGGCTTTCAGGTCGGCCCGCTCGAACCAGTCGGCGCGGAACCAGTACAGGTTGGCGAACTGCTGGTCGGGCAGCTGATAGATCTTGCCGTCCGGCGCGGTGGTGAAGGAGATACCGATGAAGTCCTTGATGTCCAGGGTCGGCGAGGTGTAGTCCTTGCCCTCGTTGGCCATCAGGTCGGTGATGGATTCGGTCTTGCCATAACGGAAGTGCGTGCCGATCAGGTCGGAGTCGTTGACCCAGCCGTCATAGATATTCTTGTCCGACTGCATCTGGGTCTGCAGCTTCTCCACCACGTCGCCTTCCTGCAGCAGGTCGTGGGTCAGCTTGATCCCGGTGATTTCACTGAAGGCCTTGGCCAGCACCTTGGACTCGTATTCATGGGTGGCGATGGTTTCCGAGACCACGTTGATCTTCATCCCGCGAAACGGCTCGGACGCCTTGATGAACCACTTCAGCTCTTCCAGCTGTTGTTCCGCGGTCAGGGTGGATGGCTTGAACTCGCTGCCGATCCATTTTTTCGCGGCGTCCTCATAGGCGTCGGCCCAGGCCGTCGCGCTCAAGCCGCTCAGTGCCAGCATGGCCGCCAATGAAACGCTATGTCGCAGCTTATTGTTTTTGTCGAACATAGAGACCTCCCGGTTGAATTTCGAAGCAGGACCACCGCGCACGCGCCCGGCTAGCCCCAACGCATCACAGCCAACAGCCACACCAGGGACAGCCCGAACGCCACCCAGATGCTCCAGTCGGTGACGCCGATTACCAGCAGATGCAGGTAGGCGCTGCCGAGAAGACCGATAAACAGACGATCGCCACGGGTGGTGGCAATCGGCAGGAAGCCGCGCCGAGGGATGCTCGGCGAATGTAATTCCCAGCTGGTCATGCCCAGCAGGATCAGGGCAATGACACCGAAGAATGCCGCCGTCGGGGCGGTCCAGTTCATCCATTCCATCAACGGATCCTCATACCCGGCCCAGGGCGAAGCCCTTGGCCACATGGTTGCGAACAAACCAGATCACCAGCATGCCCGGCAGAATGGTCAGCACCCCGGCGGCCGCCAGCACGCCCCAGTCGATACCGGAGGCGGACACGGTGCGGGTCATCACCGCGGCGATCGGCTTGGCGTTCACCGAAGTCAGGGTCCGCGCCAGCAGCAGCTCGACCCAGGAAAACATGAAGCAAAAGAACGCCGTCACGCCGATCCCCGAGCCGATCAGCGGGACGAAGATCTTCACGAAGAACTTGGGAAAGCTGTAGCCGTCGATGTAGGCGGTCTCGTCGATTTCCTTCGGCACCCCGGACATGAAACCTTCGAGAATCCACACCGCCAGCGGCACGTTGAACAGGCAGTGGGCCAGGGCCACGGCTATGTGCGTATCGAACAGGCCAATGGACGAATACAGCTGGAAGAACGGCAGCAGGAACACCGCCGGCGGCGCCATGCGGTTGGTCAGCAGCCAGAAGAACAGGTGCTTGTCGCCGAGGAAGCGGTAGCGCGAGAACGCATAGGCCGCCGGCAGCGCCACGCTCAGGGAAATCACCGTGTTCAGGCTGACGTAATACAGCGAGTTGAGGTAGCCGGTGTACCAGCTGGGGTCGGTGAAGATCACCTTGTAGTTGTGCCAGGTGAAATCCTGGGGCCACAGGGTCAGGCTGCCGAGGATCTCGTTATTGCTCTTGAACGACATGTTCAGCAACCAGTAGATCGGCACCAGCAGGAACAGGATGTAGATCAGCAGCGGTATCAGCTTGCGCTTGGTCATGGCGGCCGTCCTCAGCGATTGGCGTCGGAGTGGGTCATGGCGGTGTAGAACAGCCAGGACACCAGCAGGATGATCAGGAAGTACACCAGGGAGAACGCCGCGGCCGGGCCCAGGTCGAACTGACCGATCGCCATCTGGGTCAGGGTCTGGCTGAGGAAGGTGGTGGCGTTGCCCGGCCCGCCGCCGGTGAGCACGAACGGCTCGGTGTAGATCATGAAGCTGTCCATGAAACGCAGCATCACCGCGATCAGCAGCACGCTTTTCATCTTCGGCAACTGGATATGCCGGAACACCGCCCAGTTCGACGCGCGGTCGATGCGCGCGGCCTGGTAGTACACGTCCGGAATTGCTCGCAGCCCCGAGTAGCAGAGCAGCGCCACCAGCGAGGTCCAGTGCCACACGTCCATCACCAACACTGTGACCCAGGCATCCATGGTGTTGGCCGCGTAGTTGTAATCGATGCCCAGGGCATTCAGCGCCGAGCCCATCAGGCCGATGTCGGCGCGGCCGAAGATCTGCCAGATGGTGCCCACCACGTTCCACGGGATCAGCAATGGAATGGCGAGGATGATCAGCACCACCGACGACCAGCGCCCCTTGCTCGGCATGGTCAGGGCAATGGCTATCCCTAAGGGGATTTCGATCAGCAGCACGCAGGCCGAATAGATGAACTGGCGCAGCAGCGAATCGTGCAGGCGTGGATCGAGCAGCACCTGGCGGTACCAGTCGGCACCGACGAAGTAGCGGCTGGACTGGTCGAAGATGTCCTGCACCGAGTAGTTGACCACGGTCATCATCGGGATCACCGCACTGAAGGCCACCAGCAGGAACACCGGTAATACCAGCCACCAGGCCTTGTTGTTCTGCACTTTGTTCATGGCTGAACCTCGTTCGTGGCGTGGGCCTCCAGCAGGTACTCATCGGCGTAGACCATCAGCCACTGCGCGGGAAAGCTGATGCAGGCCCTGCCCTGCGGCACCGGCTTGTCTTCGGCCAGCCGCACTTTCAACACCGCGCCGTCGAGGTTCAGGGTCATGATCTTGTAGGTGCCCAGGTCCTCGACATGGACCACATCAGCCTGCAGCGCCTCCTCGTAAGGCTCGTCCCAGACATGGATGAACTCCGGGCGGATGCCGACTTTCAGGCTCTGGTAATCGCTCTCGGCGATCCGTTGCTGCAAGGCCTCGGGCAGTGCCAGGTGGGTGCCGGCGAACCTGACACCGCCGGCCTCTGCCCGGACCTCGATCAGGTTCATCCCCGGGCTGCCGATGAAGTAGCCGACAAAGGTGTGGCTCGGCCGCTCGAACAGCTCCCGCGGGGTACCGAACTGGACGATCTGCCCGCCGTACATCACCGCGATCTTGTCGGCGAAGGTCGAAGCTTCGAGCTGGTCGTGGGTGACGTAGACCATGGTGATGTTGAACTGCTCGTGGATCTGCTTGAGCTTGCGCCGCAGCTTCCACTTCAGGTGCGGGTCGATCACCGTCAGCGGCTCGTCGAACAGGATCGCCGACACGTCGTCGCGCACCAGGCCGCGGCCCATGGAAACCTTCTGCTTTTCATCGGCGCTGAGGTTGCGCGCCTTCTTGTTCAGCAGCGCCTGCAGGTCGAGGACCTCGGCGATCTCCTGCACCTTGCTGTGCACCTTGGCTTCGGCCAGGCCCTGGTTGCGCAGCGGGAAGGCCAGGTTGTCGAACACCGTCATGGTGTCGTAGACCACCGGGAACTGGAAAACCTGGGCGATATTGCGCTTCTCCGGGGTCAGTTCGTTGACCACCCGGGTATCGAACAGCACCTGTCCCTGGGACGGGCTGAGCAGCCCGGAAATGATATTGAGCAAGGTCGACTTGCCGCAGCCCGACGGCCCGAGCAAGGCATAGGCGCCGCCCTGCTCCCAGATGTGGTTCATCTCGCGGATCGCATAGTCCTCGGGACCGGCCGGGTTGCTGGTGTAACTGTGGGCGAGGTTGTGCAAACGGATCTCGGCCATCAGGCAACCCTCGCGACGCGCCGCCCCGGCGCCTGGACCAGACGGCCCTGGGCATCGAAGACGAACAGTTTGTGGGTGGGGATATAAATGCGGATCGGCGCGTCGACATCGTATTCGTGCACGCCGGGCAGGTGCAGCACCAACAGGAATTGTTCGTTGCGCACATGGAGGAAGGTTTCCGAGCCGCTGATTTCCGCGACCTCGACGGTCACCGCCAGCTCCAGGTCGTCGTCGTTGCTCGGCACCAGGGAGATATGGCTGGGCCGCACGCCAAAGCGGAACTCGCCCTCGCCGACCGGGCGCAGATCGACGTTCAGCGGAAAGTGCACGAAATTGGCAAAGCTCACTTCATTGCCGGCGATGCGCCCCGGCATCAAGTTGATCGGCGGTTCGGAGAACAGCTCGGCGGCCAGCACAGTCTGGGGCTGGTGATAGACCTCGGCGGTCTTGCCG
Protein-coding sequences here:
- the nuoM gene encoding NADH-quinone oxidoreductase subunit M, with amino-acid sequence MILPWLILIPFIGGLLCWMGERFGATLPRWIALITMSLLLSLGLWLWAHGDYSLAPAPGADPTWTLEFKHVWIERFGINVHLALDGLSLLMILLTGLLGVLSVLCSWKEIQRHVGFFHLNLMWILGGVVGVFLALDLFMFFFFWEMMLVPMYFLIALWGHSSSDGKKTRIYAATKFFIFTQASGLIMLVAILGLVLVNFNDTGVITFNYADLLKTKMSTTTEYVLMLGFFIAFAVKLPVVPFHSWLPDAHAQAPTAGSVDLAGILLKTAAYGLLRFALPLFPNASAEFAPIAMTLGLIGIFYGAFLAFAQTDIKRLVAFSSVSHMGFVLIGIYSGSQLALQGAVIQMLAHGLSAAALFILCGQLYERTHTRDMREMGGLWSKIAYLPAISLFFAAASLGLPATGNFVGEFLILVGTFASAPWVSVLATSGLVFGSVYSLIMIHRAYFGPAKSDAVLHGMDARELIMVTGLAALLIYIGVYPQPFLDTSAATMSGVQQWLGTAFTQLASAR
- the nuoN gene encoding NADH-quinone oxidoreductase subunit NuoN; translated protein: MDFTIQHFIALAPLLITSLTIIVVMLAIAWRRNHSQTFLLSVAGLNLALLSILPALKVTPLAVTPLLQIDQFACLYMALILVATLACVTLAHAYLGDGGTGYPGNREELYLLILMAAAGGLVLVSAQHLAGLFIGLELLSVPVYGLVAYAFFNKRSLEAGIKYMVLSAAGSAFLLFGMALLYAEAGSLSFNGIGQALAATGLPSPLAQLGLGMMLIGLAFKLSLVPFHLWTPDVYEGAPAPVAAFLATASKVAVFAVMVRLFQISPVASSGVLNTVLTLIAIASILFGNLLALTQSNLKRLLGYSSIAHFGYLLIALVASKGLAMEAIGVYLVTYVITSLGAFGVITLMSSPYKGRDADALYEYRGLFWRRPYLTAVLTVMMLSLAGIPLTAGFIGKFYIIATGVEAHQWWLVGSLVLGSAIGVFYYLRVMVTLYLIEPNLRRVDAQLHWEQKAGGVMLLAIAVLAFFLGVYPQPLLILVQQSGLAG
- a CDS encoding type II toxin-antitoxin system RelE/ParE family toxin, whose protein sequence is MDALFIELPPFQRYRQDYLDDELFRSLQLELLKAPEAGDLIEGTGGLRKIRFVDERRHKGKRGGIRVIYYWWSGSAQFWLFTLYAKNEQNDLTPHQKKLLKQLLNREVEARTHHET
- a CDS encoding helix-turn-helix domain-containing protein, producing the protein MKRDIFSELVEGFDALAKERQGKLTLRTHKVKLNALLPITAEEVLAVREQLNLSRSVFAMYLRTNTRTLENWEQGRAKPNAQATILIRLVQRFPDTVERLAALA
- a CDS encoding extracellular solute-binding protein is translated as MFDKNNKLRHSVSLAAMLALSGLSATAWADAYEDAAKKWIGSEFKPSTLTAEQQLEELKWFIKASEPFRGMKINVVSETIATHEYESKVLAKAFSEITGIKLTHDLLQEGDVVEKLQTQMQSDKNIYDGWVNDSDLIGTHFRYGKTESITDLMANEGKDYTSPTLDIKDFIGISFTTAPDGKIYQLPDQQFANLYWFRADWFERADLKAKFKEKYGYELGVPVNWSAYEDIAKFFSEDVKEIDGKRVYGHMDYGKKDPSLGWRFTDAWFSMAGGGDKGLPNGLPVDEWGIRVEDCHPVGSSVTRGGDTNGPAAVFATTKYVDWMKKYAPPEAAGMTFSESGPVPSQGNIAQQIFWYTAFTADMTKPGLAVMNADGTPKWRMAPSPRGPYWEEGMKLGYQDVGSWTFMKSTPEKQKLAAWLYAQFVTSKTVSLKKTIVGLTPIRESDINSQAMTDLAPKLGGLVEFYRSPARVQWTPTGTNVPDYPRLAQLWWSHIAEAASGEKTPQQALDGLAKDQDAIMTRLERSKAQATCAPKMNPERDAQYWFDQPGAPKPKLANEKPKGETVSYNELLKSWEAARK
- a CDS encoding DUF2160 domain-containing protein, whose translation is MEWMNWTAPTAAFFGVIALILLGMTSWELHSPSIPRRGFLPIATTRGDRLFIGLLGSAYLHLLVIGVTDWSIWVAFGLSLVWLLAVMRWG
- a CDS encoding carbohydrate ABC transporter permease, which gives rise to MTKRKLIPLLIYILFLLVPIYWLLNMSFKSNNEILGSLTLWPQDFTWHNYKVIFTDPSWYTGYLNSLYYVSLNTVISLSVALPAAYAFSRYRFLGDKHLFFWLLTNRMAPPAVFLLPFFQLYSSIGLFDTHIAVALAHCLFNVPLAVWILEGFMSGVPKEIDETAYIDGYSFPKFFVKIFVPLIGSGIGVTAFFCFMFSWVELLLARTLTSVNAKPIAAVMTRTVSASGIDWGVLAAAGVLTILPGMLVIWFVRNHVAKGFALGRV
- a CDS encoding carbohydrate ABC transporter permease — protein: MNKVQNNKAWWLVLPVFLLVAFSAVIPMMTVVNYSVQDIFDQSSRYFVGADWYRQVLLDPRLHDSLLRQFIYSACVLLIEIPLGIAIALTMPSKGRWSSVVLIILAIPLLIPWNVVGTIWQIFGRADIGLMGSALNALGIDYNYAANTMDAWVTVLVMDVWHWTSLVALLCYSGLRAIPDVYYQAARIDRASNWAVFRHIQLPKMKSVLLIAVMLRFMDSFMIYTEPFVLTGGGPGNATTFLSQTLTQMAIGQFDLGPAAAFSLVYFLIILLVSWLFYTAMTHSDANR
- a CDS encoding ABC transporter ATP-binding protein, producing the protein MAEIRLHNLAHSYTSNPAGPEDYAIREMNHIWEQGGAYALLGPSGCGKSTLLNIISGLLSPSQGQVLFDTRVVNELTPEKRNIAQVFQFPVVYDTMTVFDNLAFPLRNQGLAEAKVHSKVQEIAEVLDLQALLNKKARNLSADEKQKVSMGRGLVRDDVSAILFDEPLTVIDPHLKWKLRRKLKQIHEQFNITMVYVTHDQLEASTFADKIAVMYGGQIVQFGTPRELFERPSHTFVGYFIGSPGMNLIEVRAEAGGVRFAGTHLALPEALQQRIAESDYQSLKVGIRPEFIHVWDEPYEEALQADVVHVEDLGTYKIMTLNLDGAVLKVRLAEDKPVPQGRACISFPAQWLMVYADEYLLEAHATNEVQP